The sequence CAGGTCCGCTGGTGCCGGGCGCTGGCCCTGTCGAACCGGAGCGCCGAGCATGTGCGGGCCGCCACCGCCCTCGGCGCAAGGCCGCTGCACACCGTCCGCCGTCATCTCCTGCCGGCGGTCGCCGGGCCGGTGGCCATCCGCGCCGCCCTGTCCATCGGCCCCGTCATGGTGGCGGAGGCGACGCTGAGCGGCCTCGGTCTGGGCATCCAGGAACCGGCGGTCTCCCTGGGCACCCTGATCCGCGACGGGCTGGCCGACCTGCGCGACGCCCCCCACCTGATCGCCGCGACGACGGTCACCGTCGCCGCCATCGCGCTGGCCGTCAACCTGCTGGCCGAGGGGCTGCGCGAGGGCCTCGACCCGCGGGGGCGCTGGTAGAGGACGCAGCCGCGTCAGCCCTGCCCGGCGGCCGCGCCGCGCTCGTACCAGCCGCGGGTCCGCTTCACGATCCGGACCACCGACAGCATCACCGGCACCTCCACCAGCACGCCGACCACGGTGGCCAGCGCGGCGCCGGACCCCAGACCGAACAGGCTGATGGCGGCGGCCACCGCCAGCTCGAAGAAGTTCGACGCCCCGATCAGCGCCGCCGGAGCGGCCACGCACCAGGCCACGCCGAACCGGCGCGACAGCCAGTAAGCCAATCCCGCGTTGAGATAGACCTGGATCAGGATCGGCACGGCCAGCAGCAGGATGACCAGCGGCTGCGCCAGGATCTGCTCGCCCTGGAAGCCGAACAGCAGGACCAGCGTGGTCAGCAGGGCAAGAAGCGACAGCGGCTGCATCACGCCCAGCGTCCGCGTCAGCGCCCCCTCCCCGCCCGACGCCAGAAGCCCGCGCCGCCACAGCTGGGCCGCCGCCACGGGGATGACGATGTAGAGCAGCACCGACAGCAGCAGCGTGCCCCACGGCACGGTGATCGACGCGACGCCGAGCAGCAGGCCGACCAGCGGCGCGAAGGCGAAGACCATGATGAGGTCGTTCAGCGCCACCTGGCTCAGTGTGTAGTGCGGCTCCCCCTCGCACAGGTTGGACCAGACGAAGACCATGGCCGTGCAGGGCGCGGCGGCCAGCAGGATCAGCCCGGCGATGTAGGACGGGATCTGCTCCTGCGGCAGCAGCGGCGCGAACAGATGGCCGATGAACAGGCTGCCGAGCAGCGCCATCGAGAAGGGCTTGACCGCCCAGTTGATGAGAAGCGTCACGCCGACGCCGCGCCAATGCTCCTTCACCCGCCCCAGCGCGCCGAGGTCGATCTTCAGCAGCATCGGCACGATCATCAGCCAGATCAGCGCCGCCACCGGCAGGTTGACCCGGGCCAGCTCCGCCGCCGCGATCGCCCGGAACAG is a genomic window of Azospirillum formosense containing:
- the arsB gene encoding ACR3 family arsenite efflux transporter → MGLFERYLSVWVVLCIVAGIALGSVAPGLFRAIAAAELARVNLPVAALIWLMIVPMLLKIDLGALGRVKEHWRGVGVTLLINWAVKPFSMALLGSLFIGHLFAPLLPQEQIPSYIAGLILLAAAPCTAMVFVWSNLCEGEPHYTLSQVALNDLIMVFAFAPLVGLLLGVASITVPWGTLLLSVLLYIVIPVAAAQLWRRGLLASGGEGALTRTLGVMQPLSLLALLTTLVLLFGFQGEQILAQPLVILLLAVPILIQVYLNAGLAYWLSRRFGVAWCVAAPAALIGASNFFELAVAAAISLFGLGSGAALATVVGVLVEVPVMLSVVRIVKRTRGWYERGAAAGQG